Proteins found in one Deltaproteobacteria bacterium genomic segment:
- a CDS encoding TIGR03619 family F420-dependent LLM class oxidoreductase yields MAEREPRLRIGLMLGGIRTAGEIGQLAAHAEAHGFDSLWAGDHIAFPAPILDPLTTLACCAAHTERVALGTCVYLLPLRHPTTVAKSVASLDVLANGRLIFGIGVGGEFPAEFEACGVPLSERGARTNEAIRVLRALWGGNTVGFEGRFVRFAPVKLNPPPMQLGGPPIWIGGRSEAALRRAARLGDGWVGYLLSPDQFRERFAQVEAMAAARQRQVVGAMMVFTAPRPTREQALRDAGNVLGAMYGRAMHSAAERYCLLGSTADIIAGVERYRAAGVRHLILTPLVFDGAQLREEITMLGDALRSVRE; encoded by the coding sequence ATGGCGGAACGCGAGCCGCGCCTGCGAATCGGGCTCATGCTCGGCGGGATTCGAACTGCCGGCGAGATCGGCCAACTCGCGGCGCACGCGGAAGCGCACGGCTTCGACAGTCTGTGGGCCGGCGATCACATCGCGTTTCCCGCGCCCATCCTCGATCCGCTGACGACGCTGGCGTGCTGTGCTGCGCACACGGAGCGCGTGGCGCTTGGTACCTGCGTGTATCTGCTCCCGCTGCGGCACCCGACCACGGTGGCGAAGAGTGTCGCGTCGCTCGATGTGCTGGCGAACGGCCGCTTGATATTCGGCATCGGTGTCGGTGGTGAGTTTCCCGCCGAGTTTGAAGCCTGCGGCGTCCCGCTGAGCGAGCGCGGCGCGCGGACCAACGAAGCCATCCGGGTGCTGCGCGCGTTGTGGGGCGGCAACACGGTGGGATTCGAGGGTCGCTTCGTACGCTTTGCGCCGGTGAAATTGAATCCACCGCCGATGCAGTTGGGCGGTCCGCCGATCTGGATCGGTGGGCGGTCGGAGGCGGCGCTGCGGCGCGCCGCACGCCTCGGCGATGGTTGGGTCGGCTATCTGCTTTCCCCGGATCAGTTTCGCGAACGGTTCGCGCAGGTCGAAGCGATGGCGGCCGCGCGGCAGCGACAGGTGGTGGGTGCGATGATGGTGTTCACGGCGCCGCGTCCAACTCGCGAGCAAGCTCTCCGTGACGCCGGCAATGTGCTCGGGGCGATGTATGGGCGCGCCATGCACAGCGCCGCCGAGCGCTACTGCCTGTTGGGATCGACGGCGGACATCATCGCTGGCGTCGAGCGCTACCGGGCTGCCGGCGTGCGTCACTTGATTCTGACGCCGCTCGTCTTTGATGGCGCGCAGTTGAGGGAAGAAATTACGATGTTGGGCGACGCGCTGCGCTCGGTGCGCGAGTAG
- a CDS encoding nitronate monooxygenase encodes MMLRTPICDLFGIRHPIVLAGMGGVSMHKLVAAVSNAGGLGVIGAATLDANGLRREIRLTRELTDKPFAVDLLAPIPDMIRPQMQVVFEENIKIFVAGLAVPQEFIIEMHERGMIVVVMIGKVRHAIKSAQAGADVVAAQGTEAGGHTGEIGALALVPQVVDAVKIPVLAAGGIVDGRQLVAALALGAQGVVVGTRFIATPEAQAAPKYREAIVQSGEADTVRTRCYTGKPARTIRNSYNESWERRANEIQPFPMQVMTSVREGVMDYMGNQGDANPERCFMPAGQGMGLIHEIKPAAEVMADIIREAEGVLRGRMFAADRAVEAR; translated from the coding sequence ATCATGTTGCGCACCCCGATTTGCGACCTGTTCGGCATTCGGCACCCAATCGTTCTCGCGGGTATGGGCGGCGTCTCAATGCACAAGCTGGTGGCGGCGGTGTCGAACGCGGGCGGCCTCGGCGTCATTGGCGCGGCGACCCTGGATGCCAATGGTCTGCGTCGCGAGATCCGGTTGACCCGCGAGCTGACCGACAAGCCGTTCGCGGTTGATCTGCTGGCGCCCATTCCCGATATGATTCGGCCGCAGATGCAGGTCGTCTTCGAGGAGAACATCAAGATCTTCGTCGCCGGCCTGGCGGTGCCGCAGGAGTTCATCATCGAAATGCACGAGCGCGGCATGATCGTGGTGGTGATGATTGGCAAGGTACGTCATGCCATCAAGTCGGCGCAAGCTGGTGCGGACGTGGTGGCGGCGCAAGGGACGGAAGCGGGCGGCCATACCGGTGAGATCGGTGCGCTGGCCCTGGTGCCGCAGGTCGTCGATGCGGTCAAAATTCCGGTGCTGGCGGCCGGCGGGATTGTCGATGGCCGGCAGTTGGTGGCGGCACTCGCACTGGGCGCTCAAGGTGTCGTCGTCGGGACGCGCTTCATCGCCACGCCGGAAGCGCAGGCGGCGCCCAAGTATCGCGAAGCCATCGTGCAGAGCGGCGAGGCCGATACCGTGCGCACACGCTGCTACACCGGCAAACCGGCGCGCACGATTCGCAACTCATACAATGAATCGTGGGAACGCCGCGCGAACGAGATCCAGCCGTTCCCGATGCAGGTGATGACTTCGGTGCGCGAGGGCGTGATGGACTACATGGGTAATCAGGGCGACGCCAACCCCGAGCGCTGCTTCATGCCGGCCGGGCAAGGCATGGGTCTGATTCACGAGATCAAGCCCGCCGCCGAGGTGATGGCCGACATCATTCGCGAGGCCGAGGGCGTGCTCCGGGGCCGGATGTTTGCCGCCGACCGTGCCGTCGAGGCGCGCTGA
- a CDS encoding TlpA family protein disulfide reductase: MPSAANAPAAPHIAPFALRDQAGHAHAVPADAPALVVFFKDDCPTCDFAFPFLQRLSDAVPGTRVIGVSQSDAPATRAFADRHALRFAIVRDSDLEVSLACDIESVPALFLVDRHGAVLDSSVGFVRRDWERIARNAAAASGTAALRLFGDGEAIPDWRAGCASRTTDAAFQQELAVRRGRARLQSRRVEIGELEDPAEFFFERGLTDGLPVVPPTEARVLRMLSGTRRAPDEVVAVVPPNCAPTTVEKIAINAVMAGCKPEYLPVVLAAVEAACSDAFNMHGVLATTYFAAPLLIVNGPIRQRIGMNAGLNVLGQGNRANATIGRALNLVVRNVGGGRPGEVDRATLGQPGKYTYCIAENEEANPWEPLHVERGFGREDSTVTLFAAEAPRALVDQLSRTARGVVTTFGKCMETVAHHKWYRYAEVVLVLCPEHVQTITRDGWTKADIRRCIQEVSAKPLRDLLADIDGSAEGLPQRVVGDAPSEETLAQLVPKFASEESIQIVVAGGTAGKFSAVIGGWVGGSMGSQMVTKKIEE, encoded by the coding sequence ATGCCATCCGCCGCCAACGCGCCCGCAGCGCCGCACATCGCCCCGTTCGCGTTGCGTGATCAAGCCGGTCATGCGCATGCCGTGCCCGCCGATGCGCCGGCGCTTGTCGTGTTTTTCAAAGACGATTGCCCGACGTGTGACTTTGCGTTTCCGTTTCTGCAGCGACTGAGTGACGCGGTGCCGGGTACGCGAGTGATCGGTGTCTCGCAGAGCGACGCCCCGGCCACGCGCGCCTTTGCGGATCGGCACGCACTGCGATTTGCGATCGTGCGCGACAGCGATCTCGAAGTGTCGCTGGCGTGCGACATCGAATCAGTGCCGGCGCTGTTTCTCGTCGACCGGCACGGTGCTGTGCTCGATAGCAGTGTGGGATTTGTCCGTCGCGATTGGGAGCGGATTGCACGGAATGCCGCTGCCGCGAGCGGGACGGCGGCGCTGCGGTTGTTTGGCGACGGCGAAGCGATTCCCGACTGGCGCGCCGGTTGTGCCTCGCGCACCACCGACGCGGCGTTTCAGCAGGAGCTGGCGGTGCGCCGCGGGCGGGCGCGCTTACAATCGCGGCGTGTCGAGATCGGTGAGCTGGAAGATCCCGCCGAGTTCTTCTTCGAGCGCGGACTGACCGACGGCTTGCCTGTCGTTCCGCCGACCGAGGCGCGCGTTCTACGCATGCTGAGCGGTACGCGCCGCGCGCCGGACGAAGTGGTCGCCGTGGTGCCGCCCAACTGCGCGCCGACGACAGTCGAGAAGATCGCCATCAACGCGGTGATGGCGGGGTGCAAGCCGGAGTATCTGCCGGTAGTGCTGGCCGCGGTTGAGGCGGCGTGCAGCGACGCCTTCAACATGCACGGGGTGCTGGCGACGACGTACTTCGCGGCGCCGTTGCTGATCGTCAACGGCCCGATTCGCCAACGCATCGGCATGAACGCGGGGCTCAACGTGTTGGGCCAAGGCAACCGCGCCAACGCCACCATCGGTCGCGCGCTCAACCTGGTGGTGCGCAACGTCGGCGGCGGCCGCCCAGGTGAAGTCGATCGCGCCACACTCGGGCAACCGGGCAAGTACACCTACTGCATCGCGGAAAACGAAGAAGCCAATCCCTGGGAGCCGTTACACGTCGAGCGTGGCTTCGGCCGCGAGGACTCCACTGTGACGCTGTTCGCCGCCGAGGCGCCGCGCGCCCTAGTCGATCAGCTCAGCCGGACGGCGCGAGGCGTGGTGACTACGTTCGGCAAGTGCATGGAGACCGTGGCGCATCACAAGTGGTACCGCTATGCCGAGGTCGTGCTCGTCCTGTGCCCGGAGCATGTTCAGACGATCACACGCGACGGTTGGACGAAGGCCGACATCCGGCGCTGCATTCAGGAAGTCAGCGCCAAGCCGCTGCGCGACTTGCTCGCCGATATCGACGGCAGCGCGGAAGGCTTGCCCCAGCGCGTCGTCGGCGATGCGCCGTCAGAGGAGACGCTGGCGCAGCTGGTACCGAAGTTCGCCAGTGAAGAATCGATTCAGATCGTCGTCGCTGGCGGCACGGCAGGAAAGTTCTCGGCGGTGATTGGTGGCTGGGTCGGCGGGTCGATGGGATCGCAGATGGTCACCAAGAAAATAGAGGAGTGA